Proteins encoded within one genomic window of Arachis ipaensis cultivar K30076 chromosome B08, Araip1.1, whole genome shotgun sequence:
- the LOC107614409 gene encoding uncharacterized protein LOC107614409, translating into MAPLMNLVRLRGFPILQQLHLEERMLRTSSSNWCIINDGTTSPTVVMGLSGKVPELVEAKSVLRDHIPVIRRFTGGGTVIVDQGTIFVTLICNKDDVSDVQPFPRPIMSWSGQLYDQVFKGLADFHLRENDYVFGDRKFGGNAQSITKHRWVHHTSFLWDYEVKNMSYLKLPAKAPKYRLTRDHTDFVCSMKEYLPRSEFVERTIKAIGAQFSVKSINLESTEIPSSSQFVHTTRLLTEQELLDACTIQT; encoded by the exons ATGGCTCCACTGATGAATCTGGTAAGGCTGAGAGGGTTTCCAATTTTGCAGCAATTGCATTTAGAGGAACGCATGCTGAGAACCAGCTCATCTAATTGGTGCATTATTAATGATGGAACCACTTCCCCTACAGTTGTAATGGGCTTGTCTGG GAAAGTACCAGAACTTGTTGAGGCTAAGTCCGTGTTGCGAGATCATATACCTGTCATAAGAAGGTTTACTGGGGGAGGAACTGTAATTGTTGATCAAGGAACTATATTTGTTACTCTGATATGCAATAAAGACGATGTTTCAGATGTGCAACCCTTTCCTCGCCCCATCATGTCGTGGAGTGGTCAACTTTACGATCAAGTTTTCAAAGGGCTCGCTGATTTTCATCTTCGTGAGAATG ACTATGTATTTGGTGATCGCAAATTTGGTGGTAATGCTCAATCCATAACCAAACATCGGTGGGTACACCATACATCTTTTTTATGGGATTATGAAGTCAAGAACATGTCTTATCTCAAGTTGCCAGCAAAGGCTCCAAAATATCGATTA ACTAGAGATCACACAGATTTTGTTTGTAGTATGAAGGAGTATTTGCCAAGATCAGAATTTGTAGAGAGAACTATCAAGGCAATAGGAGCCCAGTTTTCTGTGAAATCCATTAACTTGGAGTCCACGGAAATTCCTTCTTCCTCTCAATTTGTTCATACCACTAGGCTTCTTACAGAGCAGGAACTTCTTGATGCTTGCACAATTCAAACTTGA
- the LOC110265273 gene encoding 1,4-alpha-glucan-branching enzyme 1, chloroplastic/amyloplastic-like, whose translation MERDEVVKIKIIPPSGCGKKIYEIDPLLLTHRDHLDFCFGRYLRLREDIDKHEGGLDPFSRGHENFGFRQSITGITYREWAPGAKSAALIGDFNNWNPNAAVMTPNEFGVWEIFLPNNADGSPPIPHGSRVKVCLCRWFATNSS comes from the exons ATGGAAAGAGATGAAGTAGTTAAAATTAAGATCATCCCTCCATCTGGCTGTGGGAAGAAAATCTATGAAATTGATCCACTTTTGCTCACTCACCGCGACCATCTTGATTTCTG TTTCGGACGATACTTGAGATTGCGAGAGGATATCGACAAGCATGAAGGTGGCCTAGATCCATTTTCTCGCGGCCATGAAAATTTTGGCTTTAGGCAGAG TATCACAGGAATTACTTATAGAGAATGGGCACCAGGAGCTAAG TCAGCAGCATTAATTGGAGACTTCAACAATTGGAATCCAAATGCCGCTGTAATGACTCCG AATGAATTTGGTGTGTGGGAGATCTTCTTGCCAAACAATGCAGATGGTTCGCCACCAATTCCTCATGGATCTCGAGTCAAGGTATGCTTATGCAGATGGTTCGCCACCAATTCCTCATGA
- the LOC107613892 gene encoding protein SAWADEE HOMEODOMAIN HOMOLOG 2 codes for MGRPPSNGGPAFRFTSSEVAEMEAILHEHNNAMPARDVLTAIAEKFSESPGRKDKITVQMRQVWNWFQNKRYAIRAKLNKSLVKLDITPMTKASSAVVKNIHQPTAATIPTASGKVTQESSATEFEAKSGRDRAWYDVANFIMHRYLESGDPEVLVRFSGFGPAEDEWVNVRKNVRPRSLPCESAECVAVLPGDLILCFQEGKEQALYFDAHVLDAQRRRHDVRGCRCRFLVRYDHDQSEEIVQLRKICRRPETDFRLQQLHAVPEMKSGMDPAPVHAVRVTTSAESQKQQNANTPMSTLAQSISKVETSSDVTAGSVFPVSAATFATNVASSSVHGASSHSMAEGK; via the exons ATGGGTCGCCCACCCAGCAATGGAGGACCTGCCTTTCGCTTCACTTCATCTGAG GTTGCAGAAATGGAGGCTATTTTGCATGAGCACAATAATGCAATGCCGGCACGCGATGTTCTTACTGCTATTGCAGAGAAGTTCAG TGAATCACCGGGTCGTAAAGACAAGATTACTGTTCAGATGAGACAA GTGTGGAATTGGTTTCAAAATAAGCGATATGCTATAAGGGCAAAATTAAACAAGTCTCTTGTAAAGTTAGATATCACACCAATGACCAAGGCCAGTTCAGCCGTAGTAAAGAATATTCATCAACCAACAGCTGCTACAATTCCAACTGCTTCAG GAAAAGTTACTCAAGAAAGCTCAGCCACAGAATTTGAAGCTAAATCTGGAAGGGATAGAGCATG GTATGACGTTGCTAACTTTATAATGCACAGATATTTGGAGAGTGGTGATCCG GAAGTGCTGGTAAGATTTTCTGGTTTTGGACCTGCGGAAGATGAGTGGGTAAATGTCCGAAAGAATGTCAGGCCACGCTCTCTGCCATGTGAATCAGCAGAATGTGTTGCAGTCCTTCCCGGGGATCTTATACTATGTTTTCAG GAAGGTAAAGAACAGGCCCTTTATTTTGATGCCCATGTACTTGATGCTCAAAGGCGGAGGCATGATGTAAGAGGTTGCCGTTGTAGATTTTTGGTTCGTTATGATCATGATCAGTCAGAg GAAATTGTGCAACTTAGGAAGATTTGTCGCAGGCCGGAAACCGATTTCAGGTTACAACAGCTTCATGCCGTGCCGGAGATGAAGAGTGGCATGGATCCAGCACCTGTTCATGCTGTCAGGGTTACTACTTCGGCCGAATCACAGAAACAACAGAATGCAAACACTCCAATGTCAACATTAGCACAAAGTATAAGTAAAGTCGAAACATCTAGCGATGTTACGGCAGGAAGCGTGTTCCCGGTCAGTGCTGCTACATTCGCAACCAACGTTGCTTCAAGCAGTGTTCATGGTGCCTCTAGTCACAGCATGGCTGAAGGAAAATAA